The following proteins are encoded in a genomic region of Gossypium hirsutum isolate 1008001.06 chromosome D05, Gossypium_hirsutum_v2.1, whole genome shotgun sequence:
- the LOC107902381 gene encoding VQ motif-containing protein 10, which yields MAINGGQPMKVVIINTKYVETDVRSFKSIVQELTGKEPLTVDNSSKPTTRFYDKRMNKKPRMSSAEVNDLVLMKYLSFKELEKLFEEIPSVDNLL from the coding sequence ATGGCAATTAATGGTGGGCAGCCAATGAAGGTGGTGATCATCAACACTAAGTACGTAGAGACGGATGTTAGGAGCTTTAAGTCCATCGTACAAGAGCTCACCGGTAAAGAGCCACTCACAGTCGACAATTCGTCAAAGCCAACAACCCGATTTTACGATAAGAGAATGAATAAGAAACCAAGGATGTCATCTGCAGAGGTCAACGATTTGGTTCTGATGAAATACTTGTCGTTCAAAGAATTGGAAAAGTTGTTTGAGGAAATACCGTCAGTTGATAATTTATTGTAG